A DNA window from Aspergillus nidulans FGSC A4 chromosome I contains the following coding sequences:
- the nctA gene encoding negative cofactor 2 transcription regulator complex subunit BUR6 (transcript_id=CADANIAT00006642) has product MTEQDNSYRPRSPDLSTFQPAIPSPVYQFGNPLAHRTSYDASPFFTPHYQQPPVASARALQQYIPPYPDHSFDADMARRSSRLSRAVEVAPAPAPEMKYEEPKYEEPLYQEPVKPEQPSEPVEHPKLDPAAGIEVKTKFPVARIKRIMQADEDVGKVAQVTPIAVSKALELFMISLVTKAAKEAKDRNSKRVTASHLKQAVAKDEVLDFLADIIAKVPDQPTGRKHEDDGSDQNEQPKRKRGGRRPKDDSD; this is encoded by the exons ATGACAGAGCAAGACAACTCCTATCGCCCACGTTCTCCCGACCTTTCTACCTTCCAACCCGCGATCCCCTCCCCCGTCTACCAATTCGGAAACCCGCTCGCACATCGCACATCCTACGACGcctcgcccttcttcaccccGCACTATCAACAGCCGCCCGTCGCGTCCGCCAGAGCTTTGCAGCAATACATTCCCCCGTACCCCGACCACAGCTTTGACGCCGATATGGCTCGCCGATCCTCCCGCTTGTCCCGCGCTGTTGAAGTcgcgcctgcgcctgcgcctgaaATGAAGTATGAGGAGCCCAAATACGAGGAGCCACTATACCAGGAGCCAGTCAAGCCAGAACAACCCTCAGAGCCCGTAGAGCACCCGAAACTGGATCCGGCGGCTGGAATTGAGGTGAAAACCAAATTTCCTGTGGCGCGCATCAAGCGCATTATGCAGGCGGATGAGGATGTAGGCAAGGTTGCGCAAGTGACACCTATTGCTGTCT CCAAAGCACTTGAACTTTTCATGATTTCACTGGTTACGAAAGCCGCTAAAGAAGCCAAAGATCGGAACTCGAAACGTGTAACCGCGTCGCATCTTAAGCAAGCCGTTGCGAAGGATGAAGTATTAGATTTCCTGGCAGATATTATTGCTAAGGTTCCAGATCAACCGACGGGGCGCAAGCATGAAGATGACGGCAGCGATCAGAATGAGCAGCCAAAACGAAAGCGTGGCGGTCGTCGGCCAAAGGATGATAGTGATTAG
- a CDS encoding uncharacterized protein (transcript_id=CADANIAT00006643), protein MAAAAQPSGLMDIASSLTQDEIPFKLRCAICNKLALNAFRLPCCDQAICENCQASLPDTCPVCAHTPISSDLCKPNKALRTTLKAFLRTEEKKREKERQERQEAQPAPSGTAAPADEALVRQESQQDSNVVEETPANGPLPNAGEDSSAAQPVDTASAAAEADAAGEEQIGTNGVSQVDEHSETVAPDAADQALDVAQKNADGDNIESSESTEQPDQDSQNAMPGSGFPNPMGFNMNPGMFPNMAWGTNPMAQFMGGGMMGFPNPMGMAAMGMDPMAASQGMFGGYGMNMNGMSNGMNMGMNFNAGQGMYGGWDGSQNNMWNGSQDKFNPNAFANGMGAQIGDPSGFGGYNMSQPNGVHPQMQQQQFSNQELQNGYYGPGNYRGRGRGYFPGGRGRGGYVGHMQPNFPHNVNSAALQDNTSSADQPMPSQTEEGATDSTATGDNVPSDGKKAEDGPNTADASSGNQALNQVETNGGNVESVPGADGHPDQAMNAENQLQGIPTVDSLNEPYNVGATAAPTYMYQGFGRGGGYMRGGFHGRGGSFGGQQQFMPAPNMQPRGPGVEGAPAAPRAMRQGLPNTSVFRQRNFHLVGRVPNQPSKGPEVSQTPHAEPTSEDQRPQSSSRSISRARSRSRSKPRSRSRSRSRVPSRSSSRRRYRPRSRSVEDDATDYDRPRERRRRPHHDERDRTAEDERRSRSPSIDSHRSSLRDKERDRRRARRSRRSHRRRSRSRSASGDRNGDSRDTDRFAEERSSSKPRSRNADTLDTHRSGKDRSSRREEDRERDRDSRRRDRERDRDRDRDRDRDRDRDRIREKERERDRDRERPRERDRDRERDRKRSRRDRSESAADSDYHSRKAKRGREDDARTSTSNRDRPKDTREKTLLTNPPEPEKDPHTLEREARNRERLLKEQQRREAMQADRDAGKSSRRRDSRQERAGRRLNYKYDDETDAARAARVEREREAGRWE, encoded by the exons ATGGCGGCGGCCGCTCAGCCTTCGGGCTTAATGGACATTGCAAG CTCCTTAACGCAAGATGAGATTCCTTTCAAATTGCGCTGCGCCATCTGCAACAAGCTTGCCTTGAATGCCTTCCGTCTTCCCTGCTGTGATCAAGCAATCTGTGAGAATT GCCAGGCATCACTTCCGGATACATGCCCTGTTTGCGCACACACCCCCATCTCGTCCGATCTTTGCAAGCCGAACAAAGCCCTCCGAACCACTTTGAAGGCTTTCCTTCgcacggaagaaaagaaacgcgAGAAGGAGCGACAGGAGCGACAGGAAGCACAGCCTGCCCCTTCGGGTACGGCTGCGCCTGCGGATGAAGCTTTGGTCAGACAAGAATCTCAGCAAGACTCGAATGTCGTTGAGGAAACCCCTGCAAATGGGCCGTTGCCGAATGCTGGCGAAGACTCGTCAGCAGCACAACCCGTTGATACTGCATCCgcagcagccgaagccgacgCTGCTGGCGAGGAACAGATCGGGACCAATGGAGTCTCCCAGGTA GATGAACATTCTGAAACAGTTGCTCCAGATGCAGCGGATCAAGCGCTTGATGTGGCACAAAAGAACGCTGACGGAGATAATATCGAGAGTAGCGAGTCTACTGAACAACCTGATCAGGACTCCCAAAATGCTATGCCAGGATCTGGCTTTCCCAACCCCATGGGATTCAACATGAACCCAGGGATGTTTCCGAATATGGCGTGGGGTACGAACCCCATGGCTCAGTTTATGGGCGGTGGAATGATGGGGTTTCCCAATCCTATGG GAATGGCCGCCATGGGCATGGACCCGATGGCCGCGAGTCAGGGCATGTTTGGAGGCTACGGGATGAACATGAATGGCATGAGCAATGGCATGAATATGGGAATGAATTTCAACGCTGGGCAGGGGATGTACGGTGGTTGGGACGGCTCACAGAACAATATGTGGAATGGAAGCCAAGATAAATTCAATCCAAATGCTTTCGCGAATGGTATGGGCGCGCAAATCGGGGACccctctggctttggcggaTATAATATGTCTCAACCCAACGGAGTTCATCCtcaaatgcagcagcagcagttttCTAACCAAGAGCTCCAGAATGGCTATTATGGCCCCGGCAATTACCGGGGTCGTGGCCGTGGTTACTTTCCCGGCGGCCGTGGTCGTGGCGGTTATGTTGGTCATATGCAACCTAATTTCCCCCATAATGTTAActctgcagctcttcaagatAATACCTCTAGCGCGGACCAACCCATGCCCTCACAGACTGAGGAAGGCGCAACGGATTCAACGGCTACTGGAGACAATGTTCCTTCAgatgggaagaaggcggaagaCGGACCAAACACTGCCGATGCTTCTTCCGGGAACCAGGCCTTAAACCAAGTGGAGACCAATGGTGGTAATGTCGAGTCTGTACCTGGAGCTGATGGCCATCCAGACCAAGCTATGAACGCAGAGAACCAACTTCAGGGTATTCCCACCGTTGATAGTCTTAACGAACCCTATAACGTTGGAGCCACTGCGGCGCCAACTTACATGTACCAAGGGTTCGGTAGAGGTGGCGGTTATATGCGAGGCGGCTTCCATGGTCGTGGCGGCAGCTTTGGTGGGCAGCAGCAATTTATGCCAGCGCCCAATATGCAGCCGCGAGGACCTGGTGTTGAGGGTGCTCCAGCTGCGCCTAGAGCAATGAGACAAGGGCTTCCAAATACCAGCGTATTTCGTCAAAGGAATTTTCACTTAGTCGGACGTGTCCCTAACCAGCCTAGTAAAGGCCCTGAAGTTTCACAGAC CCCGCACGCCGAACCAACCTCGGAAGACCAGCGTCCTCAGTCGTCATCTCGGTCTATCTCCAGAGCaaggtcgaggtcgaggtcgaagCCTAGGAGCAGGTCTCGATCTCGATCCCGTGTACCATCCCGCTCGAGCAGCCGTCGACGGTATCGTCCGAGGTCTCGAAGCGTTGAAGACGACGCAACTGACTACGATCGCCCGCGAGAGCGTCGAAGAAGGCCCCATCACGATGAGAGAGATAGGactgcagaagatgagcgcCGCTCCAGATCTCCTTCTATCGATTCTCACAGGTCATCACTCAGAGATAAGGAACGAGACCGGCGTCGAGCCCGTCGGTCCCGTCGGTCTCATCGTCGACGCAGCCGGAGTCGCAGCGCAAGTGGTGATCGCAACGGTGATAGTCGAGACACTGATCGTTTCGCCGAAGAGCGAAGCAGCTCCAAACCCCGAAGTCGAAATGCAGACACTTTAGACACCCATCGATCAGGGAAGGACCGTTCAAGCCGACGCGAGGAGGACCGAGAAAGGGACAGGGACTCCCGTCGGCGTGATCGTGAACGtgaccgcgaccgcgaccgcgaccgcgatcGTGACCGGGACCGGGACAGGATccgagaaaaagagagagagcgcGATCGGGACCGGGAACGTCCTCGAGAGCGAGACCGAGATCGAGAGCGAGACCGAAAACGATCTCGGCGCGACCGGTCCGAATCCGCAGCTGACAGTGATTATCACTCACGTAAAGCAAAACGAGGACGTGAAGACGACGCTCGCACCTCCACCAGCAATAGAGACCGTCCAAAAGACACAAGGGAGAAGACTCTTCTGACAAACCCACCTGAACCTGAGAAAGATCCTCATACCTTAGAGCGCGAAGCCCGCAACCGCGAGCGTCTGCTCAAGGAACAACAGCGCCGCGAAGCGATGCAAGCTGATCGGGATGCTGGCAAATCCAGCCGCCGACGCGACAGTCGACAGGAGCGAGCTGGGCGTCGCCTTAACTACAAGTACGATGATGAGACCGATGCCGCACGGGCTGCGAGAGTTGAAAGAGAGCGGGAGGCTGGTCGATGGGAATAA
- a CDS encoding coronin (transcript_id=CADANIAT00006644): MSGRFVRSSKYRHVFGRPTRKEQCYDNLRVSRNAWDTNLVKANPKYLSVNWEAGGGGAFAVIPLEERGKLPERIPLFRGHTAVVLDTDWNPFNDDLIASGSDDGRVFLWRVPEGFTLSPDVDADDIQDVAPVGKLSGHPKKVGHVLFNPAAENILATASGDYTVKIWDIEAGASKLTLNVGDIVQSQSWSANGSLLVTTSRDKKLRVWDVRQERPAHEGQGHTGAKNSRSVWLGERDRFATTGFSKMSDRQLALWDIRSPQLPIDGFKTLDSISGVCMPFWDDGTQCLYLAGRGDGNIRYFELENDKFEYLSEYKSADPQRGIAFMPKRGVNMHENEVTRAFKTVNDTYIEPISFIVPRRAETFQDDIYPPTVGLKPAMSASEWFGGKEAIPPKISMGSLYDGQGLKEVTGIQDKPTSNLGTESKPEPKSEPEAKPAPQVKTTESAPETTPVVKPAPSMKEQGASMAAMVNKFADDEEAEPAEESSFDEPSKPIERATRSPGTSSPTVKDSPFLQKENSAKISSPVSASPAPADRSQSPAQSTFNAQPTSSPASTTGSTAAGASSVPADAVQREISAIKDLIAEQTKTIASQALQVQNLTAEIESLKAKLG; this comes from the exons ATGTCTGGCCGTTTCGTGCGTTCATCCAAGTATC GCCACGTCTTCGGACGACCGACACGAAAG GAGCAATGCTATGATAACCTACGTGTCTCTCGGAATGCCTGGGATACCAACCTTGTTAAG GCAAATCCCAAATATCTGTCTGTGAACTGGGAagctggtggtggaggtgctTTCGCCGTTATTCCCTTAGAAGAACGAGGCAAATTGCCCGAGCGGATACCCCTGTTTCGTGGTCACACCGCGGTCGTTTTGGATACGGACTG GAACCCTTTCAACGATGATTTGATCGCATCCGGTTCCGATGATGGCAGG GTCTTCCTCTGGCGGGTCCCTGAGGGGTTCACGCTATCCCCTGATGTAGACGCCGATGATATCCAAGATGTTGCGCCAGTTGGAAAGCTCAGTGGCCACCCGAA GAAGGTCGGGCACGTGCTCTTCAACCCCGCGGCTGAAAACATCCTTGCGACGGCATCCGGAGACTATACAGTGAAGATTTGGGATATTGAGGCTGGTGCATCCAAGTTGACATTGAACGTTGGCGACATTGTGCAGTCGCAATCATGGAGCGCAAATGGCTCGCTTCTTGTTACAACTTCTCGCGACAAGAAGCTGCGCGTCTGGGACGTGCGTCAAGAACGACCTGCGCACGAAGGGCAAGGACATACAGGAGCAAAGAACAGTCGCTCGGTATGGCTGGGTGAACGCGACAGGTTCGCAACCACTGGTTTCTCCAAGATGAGTGATCGCCAGCTTGCGCTCTGGGATATCCGCTCCCCTCAACTGCCGATTGATGGTTTTAAGACCCTCGACTCCATCTCTGGTGTATGTATGCCGTTCTGGGATGATGGCACCCAGTGCCTGTACTTGGCTGGCAGGGGTGACGGCAACATCCGATactttgagctggagaatgacAAGTTTGAGTACCTCTCGGAATACAAGTCCGCAGACCCCCAACGCGGTATCGCCTTTATGCCCAAGCGTGGTGTGAACATGCACGAGAATGAGGTTACCCGCGCCTTCAAGACCGTCAACGATACCTACATTGAGCCCATCTCTTTCATTGTTCCTCGTAGGGCCGAGACATTCCAGGACGACATCTATCCTCCTACCGTCGGCTTGAAGCCTGCCATGAGTGCCTCGGAGTGGTTTGGCGGCAAGGAAGCAATTCCCCCCAAAATCTCTATGGGCAGCCTTTACGACGGCCAGGGCTTGAAGGAGGTTACCGGTATCCAGGACAAGCCCACCTCTAACTTGGGCACTGAGTCCAAGCCTGAACCCAAGTCTGAACCAGAAGCGAAGCCCGCCCCGCAAGTGAAGACCACTGAATCCGCTCCCGAAACCACTCCCGTGGTCAAGCCAGCACCCTCCATGAAAGAGCAGGGTGCCTCTATGGCTGCCATGGTCAACAAGTTTgcagacgatgaagaagctgagccCGCAGAGGAGTCCAGCTTTGATGAGCCCTCGAAGCCAATCGAACGCGCTACCCGTTCCCCGGGCACCTCGTCACCAACTGTCAAGGACAGCCCCTTCCTGCAAAAGGAAAACTCCGCTAAAATATCATCCCCAGTCTCG GCTTCTCCCGCTCCGGCCGACCGTTCTCAGTCTCCTGCTCAAAGCACCTTCAACGCTCAGCCCACATCGTCTCCCGCAAGCACCACCGGTTCTACCGCCGCCGGCGCCAGCTCTGTCCCCGCTGACGCCGTCCAGCGCGAAATCAGCGCAATCAAGGACCTCATCGCCGAACAAACAAAGACTATCGCGTCCCAGGCCCTGCAGGTGCAGAACCTCACCGCCGAGATCGAGTCTCTCAAGGCTAAGCTGGGCTAG
- a CDS encoding C-terminal motor domain-containing kinesin klpA (transcript_id=CADANIAT00006645) produces MENVQSRMQGSRIPGLKEMNPSGTNARSRLPQPGAIANKPTAVPQLARTRSTTESTRIGAGPPSAARSVNGATKAHTRANSYANSSTLTRSASAASRPRGPLSSSTSGRPKTSMSTSRRPNGHALPRPATSLDTHQEERSYGGLGKRGEWDQDEREQNLESLFETFVSRISQQGQESSGLKDALEVYKSRVGELEEAKSEQTEQNIRLKVELDVSKSRLAEAEDALKNAQRDHEIAIDELMSRQRAECESVRYESQKSLDALKAQHESELKELRRQFERELEDEKCARVRELNQLHSKTALDAQLSQIELDKTIKELAATREDLQSLRTELDRERKNTNNLRQNLDTAASNSVTLESTISALKARIEFLESGREEQSEAFERLNQQMMDAMAETNAAKEKLRREETLRRKLHNQVQELKGNIRVFCRVRPTLENEGASDAAQFTYPDEGEDSKEINIIGPEEKSSFGTVTRKNHNFSFDHVFGPSAQNSDVFDEISQLVQSALDGYNVCIFCYGQTGSGKTHTMSSLDGMIPRAVHQIYETATSLEEKGWRYTMEGNFVEVYNENLNDLLGKAEELDKKKLEIRHDMQRGKTTITDATTVQLESPEMVESLLKRAAANRSVAATKANERSSRSHSIFILKLIGENYITGERSEGTLNLVDLAGSERLSHSGATGDRLKETQNINRSLSCLGDVIAALGQGKKDGHIPYRNSKLTYLLQFSLGGNSKTLMFVMVSPLQAHLSETLTSLKFATKVHNTHIGTAKKQTRVRDV; encoded by the exons ATGGAGAAT GTACAATCGAGAATGCAGGGATCGCGCATCCCCGGACTCAAAGAGATGAACCCATCAGGGACAAATGCTCGCTCAAGGCTGCCGCAGCCAGGCGCAATTGCGAACAAACCCACTGCAGTGCCTC AACTGGCCCGTACGAGGAGCACTACGGAAAGCACAAGGATAGGCGCAGGTCCCCCGTCCGCAGCACGGTCCGTCAATGGAGCTACAAAAGCCCATACCCGCGCCAACTCGTACGCAAATTCCTCCACCCTGACCCGATCAGCTTCGGCCGCTTCACGACCCAGAGGGCCCCTTTCATCGTCGACCAGCGGCCGACCCAAGACTTCAATGAGCACCTCCCGGCGGCCGAACGGACACGCCCTTCCACGACCGGCAACATCCCTAGATACGCATCAGGAGGAGCGCAGCTATGGAGGACTTGGAAAAC GCGGCGAGTGGGATCAAGATGAGCGGGAACAGAATCTGGAGAGTCTTTTTGAGACCTTCGTATCTCGTATTAGCCAACAAGGGCAGGAGAGCTCAGGCCTCAAGGATGCGCTCGAAGTTTACAAATCAAGAG TTGgtgagcttgaagaagcaaagagCGAACAGACGGAACAGAACATACGCCTCAAGGTGGAACTGGATGTCAGCAAATCACGCCTcgcggaggcagaggatgCCCTGAAAAATGCCCAGCGAGATCATGAAATCGCGATAGATGAGCTCATGTCTCGGCAGCGCGCGGAGTGTGAATCTGTGAGATATGAGAGCCAGAAGAGCTTAGACGCCCTTAAGGCACAACACGAATCCGAACTTAAGGAGCTAAGAAGACAATTTGAAcgtgagctggaagatgagaaatGTGCGCGGGTCCGGGAATTGAACCAGCTTCACTCAAAGACTGCTCTCGACGCCCAGCTATCGCAGATCGAACTTGATAAGACAATAAAGGAACTCGCGGCAACTCGGGAGGATCTCCAATCGCTGCGGACCGAACTCGATCGGGAACGAAAGAACACCAATAACCTCAGACAGAACCTGGATACCGCCGCTTCTAACAGCGTTACATTGGAGTCCACCATTAGTGCGCTTAAGGCAAGGATCGAGTTCCTAGAGTCAGGAAGGGAAGAACAATCTGAAGCTTTTGAACGGTTGAACCAGCAAATGATGGATGCTATGGCGGAGACCAATGCAGCCAAAGAGAAACTCAGAAGGGAAGAAACACTCCGGCGCAAATTACACAAtcaggtgcaggagctcaAGGGCAACATCCGCGTATTCTGCCGTGTCCGACCTACGTTAGAAAATGAAGGTGCATCGGACGCGGCTCAATTCACATATCCGGACGAGGGTGAAGACTCCAAAGAAATCAATATTATCGGaccagaggagaagagcagtTTTGGAACAgtgacgaggaagaaccaCAATTTCTCCTTTGACCATGTCTTCGGGCCGTCAGCCCAAAACAGCGATGTTTTCGACGAAATCAGCCAGCTTGTGCAAAGTGCCCTCGATGGGTACAATGTTTGTATTTTCTGCTACGGTCAGACTGGTAGCGGCAAGACTCACACAATGTCCTCGCTAGACGGCATGATTCCCAGGGCAGTACATCAAATTTACGAGACAGCCACGAGCCTCGAGGAAAAGGGCTGGAGATACACAATGGAAGGCAACTTTGTGGAAGTTTACAATGAAAATTTGAACGACCTTTTGGGTAAAGCCGAGGAGttggacaagaagaagcttgaaatCCGACACGACATGCAGAGGGGCAAGACGACCATCACGGACGCCACCACTGTGCAACTCGAATCGCCAGAGATGGTCGAATCTCTTCTCAAAAGAGCGGCAGCCAACCGATCAGTAGCGGCTACGAAGGCGAACGAAcgctcctcccgctcccaCTCAATCTTCATTCTCAAATTGATCGGAGAAAACTATATAACCGGTGAACGCAGTGAAGGAACCTTGAACTTGGTAGACTTGGCCGGTTCTGAGAGATTAAGCCACAGCGGTGCGACAGGAGACCGACTGAAGGAAACGCAAAATATCAACCGCAGTCTAAGCTGCCTGGGGGATGTAATTGCAGCTTTGGGACAGGGCAAGAAAGATGGCCATATCCCATACCGAAACAGCAAG TTGACATATCTACTCCAATTCTCGCTGGGTGGGAATTCGAAGACTCTCATGTTTGTCATGGTCAGCCCATTACAAGCCCATCTCTCCGAGACTTTGACGAGTCTAAAATTCGCCACGAAGGTACACAACACTCACATTGGAACCGCGAAGAAACAGACCCGTGTCCGTGATGTTTAG
- a CDS encoding protein pod6 (transcript_id=CADANIAT00006646), translated as MDAPRTSRFLDPTSAVAAITKHKAEAIRLAREQGAAVREMCRRAKTETPPYEFEELIGKGAYGRVYKGHQLPSREVVAIKVLDIDSLDYKSVRDFKDESIKDFIHETKVMKQVKDAGAKNINEIIEAVSIHSQLWLVCEYCPGGSVRTLMRATGDRLEERFAIPVARELAAGLRAIHDAGIIHRDIKAANVLIHEEGRLQICDFGVAGVLQSQMDKRSTWIGTPHWMPPEMFTAKQDHQYSSEVDVWAYGCTLFELATGNPPNANLRERMQIGRQLNRKTPQLADGGEYPEGLRDLVAYALNSDPVTRPSMADILLHPYIANSEEEYPTSSLSELVRIYYQWSQRGGQRISLFHPGGAAAAEVPDVESDIDEDWNFSTTDDFERRFSVIDLDQLAASLAELEQEIKDTTGQPQQEPADEPAETEMTEQDKANFDERVRRGAAAMEGLFDEEKPSYKYETKNDFVPIEQKAPVSDLPLRTDTDRSSVTSTFIDIDIPSFDSSHYAAGATTAQPFQLADADTIRANRSSGRNRSFNEGRSRSSSSEVRSSVDIQETFQPRTGPRPPTMDWKFPSFMTAPTEEPESESVSEVDSGAEAGSESEPERIARDSLTQPLTFAPAEKRATMEWTFPVMTTSTDDDHVSPRNSSSAEEDGEPSRHDTLKASDARFSSIGEPGDSDRDISRPSTSASVQSNVSASSDTDYDPFRFDRPPSPPEGSPQSKQQQQFLNNEYPELLTSVGYNRYSHSSIIEGPGPDEEEDTTSVWQNNITTTAPPAYPQTSTPMQMQTSYSEPFPTAIPHKDQRMRAFPGIGVAPTSTDSESGHGTSFEPLHTARYNPTTLHIPSSIEGMSPIKFPDLVPPRLEVLMDGAGEAATTAELNRLLGDFLDALSATGSALSRTKVSIGGSAGMDQNVYTICITVDYCTQGQTERVPQTA; from the exons ATGGATGCTCCTCGTACCTCACGTTTTCTGGACCCGACGTCAGCCGTGGCCGCAATCACGAAGCACAAAGCAGAGGCCATTCGGCTAGCACGAGAGCAAGGTGCTGCCGTCCGTGAGATGTGTCGCCGGGCGAAGACAGAGACGCCCCCGTATGAGTTCGAAGAGCTCATTGGTAAGGGCGCCTACGGTCGTGTGTACAAAGGCCACCAGCTTCCGTCTCGAGAAGTCGTTGCTATCAAGGTTCTTGATATCGACTCATTAGATTATAAATCGGTGCGCGATTTCAAGGATGAGTCGATTAAGGATTTCATACATGAAACGAAGGTGATGAAGCaggtcaaggatgctggGGCGAAGAATATCAATGAAATCATAGAGGCGGTGTCTATTCATTCACAGCTCTGGTTGGTTTGCGAGTATTGCCCAGGTGGTAGTGTTAGGACTTTG ATGCGAGCAACTGGTGATCGACTCGAGGAGAGGTTTGCTATCCCGGTAGCTCGTGAGCTGGCTGCTGGATTACGTGCTATACACGATGCGGGCATCATCCATAGAGATATTAAAG CTGCCAATGTCCTTATTCATGAGGAAGGAAGACTACAAATATGTGACtttggtgttgctggtgTTCTCCAGTCACAAATGGATAAACGATCGACCTGGATCGGTACACCCCACTGGATGCCTCCAGAAATGTTCACTGCCAAGCAGGATCATCAGTACAGTAGCGAG GTTGACGTTTGGGCATACGGTTGTACACTGTTTGAACTTGCTACAGGAAACCCGCCAAACGCAAATCTTCGAGAGAGAATGCAGATTGGCAGACAGTTGAACAGAAAAACACCACAACTAGCAGATGGCGGTGAATACCCTGAGGGTTTGAGAGATCTAGTAGCATATGCTTTGAACTCAGATCCGGTTACCCGACCATCAATGGCGGATATTTTATTACACCCCTATATTGCGAATTCCGAGGAAGAGTACCCAACATCATCCCTGAGCGAGCTCGTCCGCATATACTACCAATGGTCCCAGCGCGGGGGCCAACGCATTTCTCTATTTCATCCTGgcggagctgcagcagcggaagTGCCAGATGTTGAATCAGATATTGATGAGGATTGGAATTTCAGCACGACGGATGACTTTGAGAGAAGATTCTCCGTTATTGACCTTGATCAATTGGCGGCTTCACTAGCTGAGCTAGAGcaggagatcaaggacaCGACCGGTCAGCCACAGCAGGAACCGGCCGACGAGCCGGCAGAGACTGAGATGACAGAGCAAGACAAAGCCAATTTTGACGAAAGAGTGCGCCGAGGTGCTGCAGCCATGGAAGGCctctttgacgaagaaaagcCCAGCTACAAATACGAGACGAAAAACGACTTTGTGCCTATTGAGCAAAAGGCCCCTGTATctgatcttcctcttcgcaCCGACACTGACCGCTCCTCGGTCACATCGACATTCATCGATATTGACATTCCCTCCTTTGATTCTTCCCACTATGCCGCTGGCGCCACAACCGCCCAGCCATTCCAGCTTGCTGATGCAGATACCATTCGCGCTAATAGATCTAGCGGACGAAACCGCAGCTTTAACGAAGGCCGGTCACGGTCCTCGAGTAGTGAAGTGCGAAGCAGCGTGGATATACAAGAAACTTTTCAACCTCGCACCGGGCCGCGGCCACCCACCATGGACTGGAAATTCCCATCCTTCATGACGGCTCCCACGGAAGAGCCAGAGTCAGAGTCCGTTTCGGAGGTTGACTCGGGTGCAGAGGCTGGGTCTGAATCCGAGCCTGAACGTATTGCGCGCGACTCTCTAACGCAGCCCCTGACATTCGCCCCGGCCGAAAAACGAGCCACAATGGAGTGGACGTTCCCTGTGATGACCACATCTACAGACGACGACCACGTTAGTCCTCGAAACAGTTCTTccgcagaagaagacggggagCCCAGCCGCCATGACACGCTCAAGGCCAGCGATGCAAGGTTCAGCAGTATCGGTGAACCGGGCGACAGTGATAGGGACATCTCCCGCCCGTCGACATCTGCATCGGTTCAGTCAAATGTTTCTGCAAGCTCAGATACAGACTACGACCCCTTTCGCTTCGATCGCCCTCCCTCGCCCCCGGAGGGTAGCCCACAatccaagcagcagcaacagttcCTAAACAACGAGTACCCCGAACTCCTCACATCCGTTGGATACAACCGCTACTCACACTCTTCAATAATAGAAGGCCCAGGtccagacgaggaagaagacacaACATCCGTCTGGCAAAATAACATCACCACCACTGCGCCCCCTGCATATCCCCAAACATCAACGCCAATGCAGATGCAAACGTCCTACTCGGAGCCCTTCCCCACCGCCATCCCCCACAAAGATCAACGTATGCGCGCCTTTCCCGGGATCGGAGTCGCACCTACAAGCACAGACTCCGAATCAGGACATGGAACCAGCTTCGAGCCCCTCCACACAGCACGCTACAACCCTACCACTTTACACATCCCTTCCTCGATAGAAGGAATGTCCCCTATCAAATTTCCGGACCTCGTCCCACCACGCCTTGAAGTTCTGATGgatggcgctggagaagctgcaaCGACTGCGGAGTTGAATCGGTTGCTGGGGGACTTCCTGGATGCGCTGTCTGCGACAGGGTCGGCATTGTCCAGGACCAAGGTCAGTATTGGTGGCAGTGCGGGA ATGGACCAAAATGTATATACCATCTGCATCACCGTTGATTATT GTACTCAGGGCCAGACTGAGCGCGTTCCACAAACCGCTTGA